A single genomic interval of Pseudostreptobacillus hongkongensis harbors:
- the xerA gene encoding site-specific tyrosine recombinase/integron integrase — translation MVYVENFLDYLRFEKGNSEKTIESYRNDLTKFFAYVGKEIDEVETEDIYRYIEKLKEKYVYNTVIRKVTSIKGFFKFCYMEKIIKKDPGNKIINLKKEKRLPEILSIEDIKKIIESFNHTPNQRRDQLIVKLLIATGARISEILNLEIKDVTNSDFEFIKVFGKGSKYRYIPIYSSIENEIKEYIEKVRPKLKNAEENFLLFPGIRRENFWKTLKIHAKNVGIEKNIHPHLFRHSTATMLLENGADIRMVQELLGHASIKTTEIYTHVEKSTLKKIYQSIKIGDDE, via the coding sequence ATGGTTTATGTAGAAAATTTCCTTGATTATTTAAGATTTGAAAAAGGTAATTCTGAAAAAACTATAGAAAGCTATAGAAATGATTTAACTAAATTTTTTGCTTATGTAGGCAAGGAAATTGATGAAGTTGAAACAGAAGATATATATAGATATATAGAAAAATTAAAAGAAAAGTATGTGTATAATACGGTTATTAGAAAAGTAACTAGTATAAAAGGTTTTTTTAAATTTTGTTATATGGAAAAGATTATAAAAAAAGATCCTGGTAATAAGATAATAAATTTAAAAAAAGAAAAAAGACTTCCAGAAATACTTAGTATAGAAGATATAAAAAAAATAATAGAAAGTTTTAACCATACACCAAATCAAAGAAGAGATCAATTAATAGTAAAATTATTAATTGCAACAGGGGCTAGAATTTCTGAAATATTAAACTTAGAAATTAAAGATGTAACTAATTCTGATTTTGAGTTTATAAAAGTATTTGGTAAAGGTAGTAAATATAGGTATATACCTATATATTCTAGTATAGAAAATGAAATAAAAGAATATATAGAAAAAGTAAGACCTAAATTAAAAAATGCAGAAGAAAATTTTTTGTTATTTCCGGGTATAAGAAGAGAAAATTTTTGGAAAACATTAAAAATACATGCTAAAAATGTAGGAATTGAAAAAAATATTCATCCTCATTTATTCAGACATTCAACAGCAACAATGTTGCTTGAAAATGGTGCTGATATTAGAATGGTTCAAGAATTACTAGGTCATGCTAGTATAAAAACGACGGAGATATATACACATGTAGAAAAATCTACATTAAAGAAAATATATCAAAGTATTAAGATTGGAGATGACGAATGA
- the recN gene encoding DNA repair protein RecN — protein sequence MLRELKIENLAIIDELNLELNNGLTVLTGETGAGKSIILDGITMIIGEKASKDLIGNASDKLNVEAVFELNSEQIKKFNELEYEFENELIISREYNYESNKVRVDGKRFNLTGLKEISSNILDIVGQHDHQYLLNSNYHLSLLDKFIEKETTEIKDKLKSTISKINKLSSEISEIEKEKIDVKEKKDLYEFTVNEIDSAKLIIGEEEELESEYKLLFNIGSITERLENIVNILDDTSISKVKREFDKLAQFSDEFSELDSRFSNVYEELNDISSEIGSKLSELEQDPYRLEEINSRLNVIKKLKYKYGKNIKGILEYSDEIKAKLEKLEFSSDVLEKKEKEKVHFYEEYISLCDKLSEIRKNKSITLKENVKKELLDLNMSNVEFDIEFKKHDKLSYNGSDLVKFMISTNKGEELKDLSKIASGGEISRIMLALKIVFSKVDNISCLIFDEIDTGISGETVVKIANKLKELSRSVQVICVTHSPQIAAKADTQYLIYKEIENDSTHTKVKLLDNEARVKEIARILSGDKVTNASIEIAKEMMR from the coding sequence ATGTTAAGAGAACTAAAAATAGAAAATTTAGCTATAATAGATGAATTAAATTTAGAGTTAAATAATGGACTTACAGTTTTAACAGGAGAAACAGGTGCTGGTAAATCTATAATACTTGATGGTATAACTATGATTATAGGTGAAAAAGCATCTAAAGATTTAATAGGTAATGCTTCAGATAAACTAAATGTTGAAGCTGTTTTTGAGCTAAATAGTGAACAAATTAAAAAATTCAATGAACTAGAATATGAATTTGAAAATGAATTAATAATAAGTAGAGAGTATAATTATGAAAGCAATAAAGTTAGGGTAGACGGTAAAAGGTTTAATTTAACTGGTCTTAAAGAAATAAGCTCTAATATTTTAGATATAGTAGGACAACATGATCATCAATATTTACTTAATTCAAATTATCATTTATCTTTACTTGATAAATTCATTGAAAAAGAAACTACAGAGATTAAAGATAAACTTAAGTCTACTATATCAAAAATAAATAAGTTGAGTTCTGAAATTTCTGAAATAGAAAAAGAAAAGATAGATGTTAAAGAAAAAAAAGATCTATATGAATTTACTGTAAATGAAATAGATTCAGCTAAGTTGATTATAGGTGAAGAAGAGGAATTGGAATCAGAATACAAGTTATTGTTTAACATAGGAAGTATAACAGAAAGATTAGAAAATATTGTAAATATTTTAGATGATACAAGTATTTCTAAGGTTAAGCGTGAATTTGATAAACTGGCTCAATTTTCAGATGAATTTAGTGAACTTGATTCAAGATTTAGCAATGTTTATGAAGAATTAAACGATATTTCTAGTGAAATAGGTTCTAAATTATCTGAATTAGAACAAGATCCATATAGATTAGAAGAAATTAATAGTAGATTAAATGTTATTAAAAAGTTAAAGTATAAATATGGTAAAAATATAAAAGGGATATTAGAATATTCAGATGAAATAAAAGCAAAACTAGAAAAACTTGAATTTTCTAGTGATGTTTTAGAAAAAAAAGAAAAAGAAAAAGTACATTTTTATGAAGAATATATTAGTTTATGTGATAAGTTATCAGAAATTAGAAAGAATAAGTCAATAACTTTAAAAGAAAATGTAAAAAAAGAACTTTTAGATTTAAATATGTCTAATGTTGAGTTTGATATAGAATTTAAAAAACATGATAAATTAAGTTATAATGGTTCAGATTTAGTTAAATTTATGATTTCAACTAATAAAGGTGAAGAATTAAAAGATTTATCTAAAATTGCATCAGGTGGAGAAATTTCAAGAATAATGCTTGCCTTAAAAATAGTTTTTTCTAAGGTTGATAATATATCTTGTTTAATATTTGATGAAATAGATACGGGTATTTCTGGTGAAACTGTGGTTAAAATAGCAAATAAGTTAAAAGAACTTTCTAGAAGTGTACAGGTTATTTGTGTGACACATTCACCACAAATTGCAGCTAAAGCTGATACTCAGTATTTGATATATAAAGAAATAGAAAATGATAGTACACATACTAAGGTTAAGTTATTAGATAATGAAGCTAGAGTTAAAGAAATAGCAAGAATATTATCAGGAGATAAGGTAACTAATGCAAGTATAGAAATAGCTAAGGAAATGATGAGGTAA
- a CDS encoding Tex family protein, whose protein sequence is MEKKIFESVSVELNVRVEQVENTVKLYDEGSTIPFISRYRKEVTGNLDEEQIRDIIDKVTYFRNLEKRKEEVIRLIEEQGALTPELEKDIKEAMVLQRVEDLYMPYKKKKKTKADIAIENGLEPLSEFIKNSNTTMDMFKEEASKYITENVVDIDAACEGAHLILAQKLSERLENREYLRKVLSEKSMVVSKVIEKNQELDTKQVYKDYYDFSEEYNKILSHRVLAINRGENEKILKVTLEIDDKTRENIVTHLFNDNFENSNLKDFLINVINDSLDRLIYPSIENELRNVLTEKSEGEAIDNFAKNLEDLLLQPPLYKKTILGLDPGYRTGAKLAIIDSEGFFRENDVVYLVKEMHTEKQLATAREKILKYIKKYDVDIVAIGNGTASRETASFVTEVLKEYKDKKIGYIIVNEAGASVYSASKVAAEEFPDLDVTVRGTISISRRIQDPLAELVKIDPKSIGVGMYQHDVNQKKLNEELEQTIEKIVNRVGVNVNTASAQLLGYVSGIKKNIAKNIVEYRRENGDFKNRKEILKVKGLGSKAFEQLAGFVVIPDSDNPLDNTIIHPESYKIAEMILEKSNSNVNELKENIVEVREKLKGVNLDEIIKENGLDKTTKDVYEALIKDRRDPRDDYDMPILREDVLSIEDLKVGMELEGTVRNVTKFGVFVDIGLKNDAMIHLSQISDEFVADPTKVLSIGQIIKVRVLDIDIARQRVALTRKNPDYVKPKKNNKKKFDIKKKKEDEKQRKLEQKLMNMGIKIKK, encoded by the coding sequence GTGGAAAAAAAGATATTTGAAAGTGTATCTGTTGAGTTAAATGTTAGAGTTGAACAGGTAGAAAACACAGTAAAACTATATGATGAAGGATCAACTATTCCTTTCATTTCAAGATATAGAAAAGAAGTTACAGGAAATCTTGATGAAGAACAAATTAGAGATATTATAGATAAAGTAACATATTTTAGAAATTTAGAAAAGAGAAAAGAAGAAGTAATTAGATTAATAGAAGAACAAGGAGCATTAACTCCAGAACTTGAAAAAGATATTAAAGAAGCTATGGTTCTTCAAAGAGTTGAAGATCTATATATGCCATATAAGAAAAAGAAAAAAACTAAGGCCGATATAGCTATAGAAAATGGTTTAGAACCATTATCTGAATTTATTAAAAATTCAAATACAACTATGGATATGTTTAAAGAAGAAGCTTCTAAATATATAACAGAAAATGTGGTTGATATTGACGCAGCTTGTGAAGGCGCGCATTTAATATTGGCTCAAAAATTATCTGAGAGATTAGAAAATAGAGAATATTTAAGAAAAGTATTATCAGAAAAATCTATGGTAGTTTCTAAGGTTATAGAAAAAAATCAGGAATTAGATACAAAACAAGTGTATAAAGATTATTATGATTTCTCTGAAGAATATAACAAAATACTTTCACACAGAGTTCTTGCTATAAACAGAGGAGAAAATGAAAAAATACTAAAAGTTACATTAGAAATAGATGATAAAACACGTGAAAATATTGTCACTCATTTATTCAATGATAATTTTGAAAATTCTAATTTAAAAGATTTCTTAATTAATGTAATAAATGATTCGTTAGATAGATTAATTTATCCATCTATTGAAAATGAATTAAGAAATGTTTTAACTGAAAAATCAGAAGGTGAAGCTATAGATAATTTTGCTAAGAATTTAGAAGATTTATTACTTCAACCACCTTTATACAAAAAAACTATACTAGGACTAGATCCTGGTTATAGAACTGGGGCAAAACTTGCTATTATTGATAGCGAAGGCTTCTTTAGAGAAAATGATGTAGTTTATCTTGTTAAAGAAATGCATACAGAAAAGCAACTTGCAACTGCGCGTGAAAAAATACTTAAATATATTAAAAAATATGATGTAGATATAGTAGCTATAGGGAATGGAACTGCATCCCGTGAAACAGCAAGCTTTGTAACAGAAGTTTTAAAGGAATATAAGGATAAAAAAATAGGATATATTATAGTTAATGAAGCTGGAGCTTCAGTTTATTCAGCTTCTAAAGTTGCAGCTGAAGAATTCCCTGATTTAGATGTTACAGTTCGTGGAACTATATCTATTTCAAGAAGAATACAAGATCCATTAGCAGAACTTGTTAAAATAGATCCTAAATCTATAGGTGTTGGTATGTATCAACATGATGTAAATCAGAAAAAATTAAATGAAGAATTAGAACAAACTATAGAAAAAATAGTTAATAGAGTTGGAGTTAATGTTAATACAGCGAGTGCTCAACTTTTAGGATACGTATCAGGTATTAAAAAGAATATTGCTAAAAATATTGTTGAGTATAGACGTGAAAATGGAGACTTTAAAAATAGAAAAGAAATATTAAAAGTTAAAGGATTAGGATCTAAGGCATTTGAACAATTAGCAGGTTTCGTTGTTATACCTGATAGTGATAATCCACTTGATAATACTATAATCCATCCAGAATCATATAAAATAGCTGAAATGATATTAGAAAAATCTAATTCAAATGTAAATGAATTAAAAGAAAATATTGTTGAAGTTAGAGAAAAATTAAAAGGTGTAAACTTAGATGAAATTATTAAAGAAAATGGATTAGATAAAACTACTAAAGATGTATATGAAGCATTAATTAAGGATAGACGTGATCCACGTGATGATTATGACATGCCTATTCTTAGAGAAGATGTTTTAAGTATAGAAGATTTAAAAGTTGGAATGGAACTTGAAGGAACTGTAAGAAATGTAACTAAATTTGGAGTATTTGTTGATATAGGTTTAAAAAATGATGCTATGATACATTTATCTCAAATATCTGATGAATTTGTAGCAGATCCTACTAAGGTATTATCTATAGGGCAAATAATTAAGGTAAGAGTTTTAGATATAGATATAGCTAGACAAAGAGTAGCTCTTACAAGAAAAAATCCTGATTATGTAAAACCTAAGAAAAATAATAAAAAGAAATTTGATATTAAAAAGAAAAAAGAAGATGAAAAACAAAGAAAATTAGAGCAAAAATTAATGAATATGGGAATAAAGATAAAAAAATAG
- a CDS encoding DUF1694 domain-containing protein — MMLENDLMKEIEKSKDRIIDARVEKNRYLGEYRERVIVALTKEEMSEKYIYPEVKKALMKKAAKKMIISRDVDLINIKKYIRIAQVMHIPCKMVDGLSYIGDIGLVVVSNDALKKIPENPVPKTFKERIQDAGLDEIYYKSLGKKISLKYYNIVVSKLPELAFYYKPLGLLDRFCGTKCPIAEKLEN, encoded by the coding sequence ATGATGTTAGAAAATGATTTGATGAAAGAAATAGAAAAATCAAAAGATAGAATAATAGATGCTAGAGTTGAAAAAAATCGTTATTTAGGTGAATATAGAGAAAGAGTTATAGTTGCACTTACTAAAGAAGAAATGTCTGAAAAATATATTTATCCTGAAGTTAAAAAGGCTCTTATGAAAAAAGCAGCAAAAAAAATGATAATTTCTAGAGATGTAGATTTAATAAATATTAAGAAATATATAAGGATAGCACAAGTTATGCATATTCCTTGTAAAATGGTAGATGGATTAAGCTATATAGGGGATATAGGACTTGTGGTAGTTTCAAATGATGCTTTAAAGAAAATACCTGAAAACCCAGTACCTAAAACTTTTAAAGAAAGAATACAAGATGCTGGACTTGATGAAATATATTATAAATCTCTAGGTAAAAAAATAAGTTTAAAATACTATAATATAGTTGTTAGTAAATTACCTGAATTAGCTTTTTACTATAAGCCTTTAGGTTTATTAGATAGATTTTGTGGGACTAAATGTCCTATAGCTGAAAAATTAGAAAATTAG
- the murA gene encoding UDP-N-acetylglucosamine 1-carboxyvinyltransferase, whose translation MVDGFKIEGGHPLNGVIEVSGAKNAALPIVIATLVEKGEYVLHNVPDLKDIRVLFHLLEDFGMKVEKIGDNSYRIINDGFKRNEASYEIVKQMRASFLVMGPMIANLKESVVSLPGGCAIGSRPVDIHLKGFEALGAEITQIRGYVHVVSENLKGADIAMSFPSVGATQNLLMAAVKIHGTTRIINAAKEPEVVDLGRFLIKMGAKIEGLGTNTITIEGVEKLNATEYSIMPDRIEAGTYVIASILTEGDLKIKNANIEELGVFKNNLESMGVEFEREGDILIVKADKDKLKPAKIVTMPHPGFPTDMQAQMMLLLAMIKGHSEVEETVFENRFMHVPEFNRMGTNISIRHGIANIEGVDKIYGTNVMASDLRAGAALVVAGLIADGETTLSRIYHIDRGYDKLEEKLKKVGARIERIKLNV comes from the coding sequence GTGGTAGATGGATTTAAAATAGAAGGTGGACACCCTCTAAATGGAGTAATAGAAGTTAGTGGAGCAAAAAATGCAGCTCTTCCTATAGTTATTGCAACTCTTGTTGAAAAAGGAGAATATGTTTTACATAATGTTCCTGATTTAAAAGATATTAGAGTTCTATTTCATCTTTTAGAAGATTTTGGTATGAAAGTTGAAAAAATAGGTGATAATAGTTATAGAATAATTAATGATGGATTTAAAAGAAACGAAGCAAGTTATGAAATAGTTAAACAAATGAGAGCTTCATTTTTAGTTATGGGTCCAATGATAGCTAATCTTAAAGAATCAGTAGTTTCTCTTCCTGGAGGATGTGCTATAGGTTCAAGACCAGTTGATATACATTTAAAAGGGTTTGAAGCATTAGGTGCTGAAATTACTCAGATTAGAGGATATGTTCATGTTGTTTCTGAAAATTTAAAGGGTGCTGATATAGCTATGAGTTTCCCATCAGTTGGAGCTACTCAAAATTTATTAATGGCTGCTGTTAAAATACATGGAACAACTAGAATAATAAATGCAGCAAAAGAACCAGAAGTTGTAGATTTGGGTAGATTTTTAATTAAAATGGGTGCAAAAATTGAAGGATTAGGGACAAATACTATAACTATAGAAGGTGTAGAAAAATTAAATGCAACAGAATATTCTATAATGCCTGATAGAATAGAAGCTGGAACTTATGTAATAGCATCTATTTTAACAGAAGGAGATTTAAAGATTAAAAATGCTAATATTGAAGAATTAGGTGTGTTTAAAAATAATCTTGAATCTATGGGAGTAGAATTTGAAAGAGAAGGAGATATATTAATAGTTAAAGCTGATAAGGATAAATTAAAACCAGCTAAAATTGTTACTATGCCTCATCCAGGTTTCCCAACAGATATGCAAGCACAAATGATGTTATTATTAGCAATGATTAAAGGTCATAGTGAAGTTGAAGAAACTGTATTTGAAAATAGATTTATGCATGTACCTGAATTTAATAGAATGGGAACTAATATATCTATAAGACATGGAATAGCTAATATTGAAGGTGTAGATAAGATATATGGTACTAATGTAATGGCATCAGATTTAAGAGCCGGAGCAGCACTTGTTGTTGCAGGTTTAATTGCAGATGGAGAAACAACTTTAAGTAGAATATATCATATAGATAGAGGATATGATAAATTAGAAGAAAAATTAAAAAAAGTTGGGGCTAGAATTGAAAGAATTAAATTGAATGTTTAA
- a CDS encoding NAD(+)/NADH kinase has product MKVKIVKKNNIKDIEWIIEYLKDNNVEISDDINNVDILLSLGGDGTILSLVDLLCKKNVPVFSVNYGNVGYMTKVSKDNFKDNFDRFLKGEYRLEHRDFLEIEFKNKKYYALNELSILKNTINSKLIKINAYQEDKLINVYRGDGVIVSTPTGSTAYSLSANGPIIHPELKAICITPLAPQTLSARSIILQSDKYLYFSVEDESVGINVDGRLHLELKKGEFVKAKLSNFGIDLICIEDTNYFDVLKEKLHWS; this is encoded by the coding sequence ATGAAGGTAAAAATAGTAAAGAAAAATAACATAAAAGATATAGAATGGATAATAGAATATTTAAAAGATAATAATGTTGAAATATCTGATGATATTAATAATGTAGATATTTTACTTAGTCTTGGTGGAGATGGGACTATTCTTTCTTTGGTAGACTTATTATGTAAAAAAAATGTTCCTGTATTTTCAGTAAATTATGGTAATGTAGGATATATGACTAAGGTATCTAAGGATAACTTTAAAGATAATTTTGATAGATTTTTAAAAGGCGAATATAGATTAGAACATAGAGATTTTTTAGAAATAGAATTTAAAAATAAAAAATACTATGCTCTAAATGAATTAAGTATATTAAAAAATACTATAAATTCTAAACTTATTAAAATAAATGCTTATCAAGAAGATAAATTGATAAATGTATATAGAGGAGATGGAGTTATAGTATCTACTCCAACAGGATCTACAGCATATTCTTTATCTGCTAATGGTCCTATAATACATCCTGAATTAAAAGCTATATGTATAACTCCTCTTGCACCTCAAACATTAAGTGCAAGATCAATAATATTACAATCAGATAAGTATCTATATTTCTCAGTAGAAGATGAAAGTGTAGGTATAAATGTTGATGGAAGATTACATTTAGAATTAAAAAAAGGAGAATTTGTAAAAGCTAAATTAAGTAATTTTGGTATAGATTTAATATGTATTGAAGATACTAATTATTTTGATGTTTTAAAAGAAAAATTACATTGGTCATAA